The Limibacillus sp. DNA segment TACTTGTGGAAGTTCCAGCGCGGCTCCCCAGCCTCGCCCAGCGTCTGAGAAATCCAGCGGTAGAGAGGGTGCGCTTTTGCGCCCACCACATGCTCCTTGCCGGTCATGGGGAAGTTGACGCCGAAGCGCACCTCGCAGAATTGAAGGATCTCCTGCTCGCTGCCGGGTTCCTGCCCGCCGAAGTCGTTGGAGGGCACGCCGAGGACGATCAGGCCCTTGTCGCGGTACTGCTCCCAGACCGCCTGGAGGTTCTCGTACTGGGGCGTGAAGCCGCACTCCGAGGCGACGTTCACCAGAAGCACGGGCTTGCCCGCGTAGGACTTCATGGGCAGGTCGCCGCCCTCGATGGCGGTGAAGCTGAAATCGTGAGCCGAAGTGGCTGCTGCCTCGTTCATCGTGAGCCCTCCCATCATCAACAGGGCCAAAACCGCCGTTAGGATGCGGCGCATGGTCTGATCTCCTGAATCATGCCGTACCAAAAGCTTCAGTCAAAGATCTAGCCCGTCCCGCGCGCAGGTCAAAGGCCGGCTTCGCGGGCCTCCTCCAACAGGTCCTCGAGAGCCTCGACGCT contains these protein-coding regions:
- a CDS encoding glutathione peroxidase, with translation MRRILTAVLALLMMGGLTMNEAAATSAHDFSFTAIEGGDLPMKSYAGKPVLLVNVASECGFTPQYENLQAVWEQYRDKGLIVLGVPSNDFGGQEPGSEQEILQFCEVRFGVNFPMTGKEHVVGAKAHPLYRWISQTLGEAGEPRWNFHK